Proteins from one Eubalaena glacialis isolate mEubGla1 chromosome 8, mEubGla1.1.hap2.+ XY, whole genome shotgun sequence genomic window:
- the CPA1 gene encoding carboxypeptidase A1 isoform X2: protein MQGLLILSVLLGAVLGKEDFVGHQVLRISVADEAQVQTVKELEDLEHLQLDFWRGPAQPGSPIDVRVPFPSIQAVKVFLEAHGIRYTVMIEDVQSLLDEEQEEMFASQSWARSTNTFNYATYHTLQEIYDFMDLLAAEHPQLVSKLQIGSSYEGRPIYVLKFSTGGNNRPAIWIDTGIHSREWVTQASGVWFAKKITQDYGQDPTLTAILDNMDIFLEIVTNPDGFAFTHSKNRLWRKTRSLTSGSTCIGVDPNRNWDAGFGKAGASSNPCSETYRGKFANSEVEVKSIVDFVKDHRNIKAFISIHSYSQLLLYPFGYKKESPADKDELDQVARSAVEALTSLYGTKFKYGSIITTIYQASGGTIDWTYNQGIKYSFTFELRDTGRYGFLLPASQIVPTAQETWLALLTIMEHTLNHPY, encoded by the exons ATGCAGGGGCTGCTGATTTTGAGTGTGCTGCTGGGGGCTGTCCTTGGCAAAGAGGACTTTGTGGG GCACCAGGTGCTCCGAATCTCTGTGGCCGATGAAGCCCAGGTGCAGACGGTGAAGGAGCTGGAGGACCTGGAGCACCTACAG CTGGACTTTTGGAGAGGCCCTGCCCAGCCAGGCTCCCCCATCGACGTCCGAGTGCCCTTCCCCAGCATCCAGGCTGTCAAAGTCTTCCTGGAGGCCCATGGCATCAGATACACAGTCATGATAGAGGATGTGCAGTCGCTGCTGGACGAGGAGCAGGAGGAGATGTTCGCCTCCCAGAGCTGGGCCCGCAGCACTAACACCTTTAACTATGCCACCTACCACACACTGCAGGAG ATCTATGACTTCATGGACTTGCTGGCGGCCGAGCACCCACAGCTTGTCAGCAAGCTCCAGATCGGCAGCAGCTACGAAGGCCGTCCCATCTACGTGCTGAAG TTCAGCACCGGGGGGAACAACCGTCCAGCCATCTGGATTGACACGGGCATCCATTCTCGGGAGTGGGTCACCCAGGCCAGTGGGGTCTGGTTTGCAAAGAAG ATCACACAAGACTATGGCCAGGACCCGACTTTGACTGCCATTCTGGACAACATGGACATATTCTTGGAGATCGTCACCAACCCTGATGGTTTTGCCTTCACCCACAGCAAG AATCGATTGTGGCGCAAGACTCGATCCCTGACGTCGGGCTCCACCTGCATTGGGGTGGACCCCAACAGGAACTGGGACGCTGGCTTTGGGA AGGCGGGAGCCAGCAGCAACCCCTGCTCGGAAACTTACCGTGGCAAGTTTGCCAATTCCGAAGTGGAGGTCAAGTCCATCGTGGACTTTGTGAAAGACCACAGGAACATCAAGGCCTTCATCTCCATCCACAGCTACTCCCAGCTCCTCTTGTATCCCTTTGGCTACAAAAAAGAATCACCTGCAGACAAGGATGAGCTG GATCAGGTGGCTAGGTCTGCTGTTGAGGCCCTGACCTCTCTGTATGGGACCAAGTTCAAGTATGGCAGCATCATCACAACAATTT ACCAAGCCAGTGGAGGCACCATTGACTGGACCTACAACCAGGGCATCAAGTACTCCTTCACCTTCGAGCTCCGGGACACCGGGCGCTATGGCTTCCTGCTGCCGGCCTCCCAGATCGTCCCCACGGCCCAGGAGACATGGCTGGCGCTTCTGACCATCATGGAGCACACGCTGAATCACCCCTACTGA
- the CPA1 gene encoding carboxypeptidase A1 isoform X1, with product MNEQRDEHSEKGQEQKSWYSGTWEKRTPHMRLQLVWPLQSPGSFSIAGHQVLRISVADEAQVQTVKELEDLEHLQLDFWRGPAQPGSPIDVRVPFPSIQAVKVFLEAHGIRYTVMIEDVQSLLDEEQEEMFASQSWARSTNTFNYATYHTLQEIYDFMDLLAAEHPQLVSKLQIGSSYEGRPIYVLKFSTGGNNRPAIWIDTGIHSREWVTQASGVWFAKKITQDYGQDPTLTAILDNMDIFLEIVTNPDGFAFTHSKNRLWRKTRSLTSGSTCIGVDPNRNWDAGFGKAGASSNPCSETYRGKFANSEVEVKSIVDFVKDHRNIKAFISIHSYSQLLLYPFGYKKESPADKDELDQVARSAVEALTSLYGTKFKYGSIITTIYQASGGTIDWTYNQGIKYSFTFELRDTGRYGFLLPASQIVPTAQETWLALLTIMEHTLNHPY from the exons ATGAATGAGCAAAGAGATGAACATTCGGAGAAGGGGCAG GAACAAAAGAGCTGGTACTCAGGGACGTGGGAGAAGAGGACACCTCACATGAGGCTGCAGCTGGTGTGGCCGCTCCAGAGTCCTGGCTCCTTCTCCATTGCCGG GCACCAGGTGCTCCGAATCTCTGTGGCCGATGAAGCCCAGGTGCAGACGGTGAAGGAGCTGGAGGACCTGGAGCACCTACAG CTGGACTTTTGGAGAGGCCCTGCCCAGCCAGGCTCCCCCATCGACGTCCGAGTGCCCTTCCCCAGCATCCAGGCTGTCAAAGTCTTCCTGGAGGCCCATGGCATCAGATACACAGTCATGATAGAGGATGTGCAGTCGCTGCTGGACGAGGAGCAGGAGGAGATGTTCGCCTCCCAGAGCTGGGCCCGCAGCACTAACACCTTTAACTATGCCACCTACCACACACTGCAGGAG ATCTATGACTTCATGGACTTGCTGGCGGCCGAGCACCCACAGCTTGTCAGCAAGCTCCAGATCGGCAGCAGCTACGAAGGCCGTCCCATCTACGTGCTGAAG TTCAGCACCGGGGGGAACAACCGTCCAGCCATCTGGATTGACACGGGCATCCATTCTCGGGAGTGGGTCACCCAGGCCAGTGGGGTCTGGTTTGCAAAGAAG ATCACACAAGACTATGGCCAGGACCCGACTTTGACTGCCATTCTGGACAACATGGACATATTCTTGGAGATCGTCACCAACCCTGATGGTTTTGCCTTCACCCACAGCAAG AATCGATTGTGGCGCAAGACTCGATCCCTGACGTCGGGCTCCACCTGCATTGGGGTGGACCCCAACAGGAACTGGGACGCTGGCTTTGGGA AGGCGGGAGCCAGCAGCAACCCCTGCTCGGAAACTTACCGTGGCAAGTTTGCCAATTCCGAAGTGGAGGTCAAGTCCATCGTGGACTTTGTGAAAGACCACAGGAACATCAAGGCCTTCATCTCCATCCACAGCTACTCCCAGCTCCTCTTGTATCCCTTTGGCTACAAAAAAGAATCACCTGCAGACAAGGATGAGCTG GATCAGGTGGCTAGGTCTGCTGTTGAGGCCCTGACCTCTCTGTATGGGACCAAGTTCAAGTATGGCAGCATCATCACAACAATTT ACCAAGCCAGTGGAGGCACCATTGACTGGACCTACAACCAGGGCATCAAGTACTCCTTCACCTTCGAGCTCCGGGACACCGGGCGCTATGGCTTCCTGCTGCCGGCCTCCCAGATCGTCCCCACGGCCCAGGAGACATGGCTGGCGCTTCTGACCATCATGGAGCACACGCTGAATCACCCCTACTGA